Within the Salvia hispanica cultivar TCC Black 2014 chromosome 4, UniMelb_Shisp_WGS_1.0, whole genome shotgun sequence genome, the region aattcatttactaACTTTTTGGATGATGTGGGACATAAAGAAcaatctatttttaatttaatttaatttattgatgagCTCGGATATGACAATTTTTAGAGttatattataaacaacaattctcaaaattacaaaaaaagaaaagaaaatactctCTTGCATCATTTCACAAGGAACTCATGATTCAACTGTCCAAGTATTTCTCATGACTTAGGTTTCAAACAAGATATGAGCTGATAAAAACCAGAAATAATTCTAAAACTGCTGCAAACTAATCTAATCATgataaatatcaaatcaatgtaatgtataccaaaaattttatttccaataGAGCAAGTTGCAGTCATAGTTTCAAGAAAAATGAACTTCAATATAGCTATTttctcatcatcttcttcacacTTCACATATAGCTTAAAATCATCATAAGAGAACTGGGTTTTCACTAGTTACAACTAAAACAATTAGCCAATAAATTATCATTCAATAATCCCAAGATATTCCAAAATATCCTTCAAAAAGAGGTGAAAATTAGGACCACAAACACCCTAAAACTACACCATAGCACAAAAAAAGATTGTCTTTTTCCAATCATCAAGAAGAGAGTCAAGACTGTGGGGGACCATTTagatatattcatatttatgatTATGTTCTTCCTCTGTTTCATCACAAGATCCTCCTTCAACAAATTGCTTTTTTACTTTCAGGATATTCATTTTCTGATTCCTCCATAGCACAAAATGCAAGAATCTAAAGCAAAAagttagtagtactatacAAGAACAAGATTCCCCTAATCAATCCGAATCACGGGAGCTATATAGCACATTTTCAAGAGCATCCAAGATATTACCATTCAAGCAACTCCGAGCCtcgtcttcctcctcctcctcctcgttATCGTTGTCTTCGAATAGCTTCCCCTTGAACTCGTGCTGCCACACGAGTGACTGGAGCGACCTGATCACGTGCTGATCGTGGATTTGCTTCTCCTCGGACAGCCTCCTGTACTGACTCCACTCCCTTTCGAGCAAGCTCTTCTCACTCTGCAGCCGCAGAATCATCGCCATTGCCTCCTCGGCCGCAGTGGCCGAGGCTGCCCTCTCCTTCACAAGTTCTGCTTGAAGATCATTCACTTTTTGCTGCTCAATCTTCAGCAATTCCCTCAATGTTGTGATATCTGATCCAACaccttcatcatcatcatcatcctcaACATTATTCTTAGCATCAACTTCAACATCTTCAACATCTTCACCATCACCATTATTCTTCTTAGCAACAAATCCATCATCAGATTCAGAATCAGATACAATTTCTCCATTAACTTCATTCATCACTGCAATTTTTCCACCAACATCACTgcaatatttcaaattatcaatCTCATCCACCTCAATTTCACCGATTAAATTCGACAGCCCCGATTTTCCACCACCAACAGTTTTCGAGCAAACCCCAACCCTCAAAACACCTAATTCCCCACTCAAACCGCACAGAAATCGAACCAAACCGCTGCAGAAATCACGAGACAACACAAATCGGAGGCAAAATCCGAACATTACAAACAGCCAAAGCCCTAGAATTCGGTGAAACTCAATGAACATCCCAAAGAGGAATTTGCCACAGCCTAGTTCATAATGCAGGGCAAAATGCCTCAAAAACGAGACGCATTCCATCGCAACAACGCCTCCGAGAATAAGCTTGTGGAAACTCTTGTGAAATCCGAGAACAGAGCTCACAATCAGAAGGTGAACCAAAATCTGCATGTGAGCAACAATTTCTGCAAAATGCAGAGAGACTTGCGCAGAAAAAGTAGCAGGTTTTGTCCGATACTTACTCGCGTGctcttctagagagagagagagggaattaTTGATGCAACTGAGAAGCGACGATCATGGCGGCAGAGGGCGAGGATTTGGCAGGTCGCAAccagaaaattaaaatgatgaatCTGTTCAATGgcttctgattttttttatataggcggttattgttttttgttttggtttttatttatattaattaatatatatttatgtttttggttATTTCGTGGATAATGAATGAGAGGGAATCGTGGTTTGGGattagggctggggaaaaataccgaaataccggccttatcgtatcgaaaaaatactgaaaataccaaattttcggtatatcgtGACTTttggtacggtatgataccttccCGAAAGATTCCGGTAAAAGGTAACGGTacgaattttcaaataccgtggtataccgctgcataccgaaattcggtatataccgtaaattaaggtatataccgtaactaaggtatataccgtaaaaatataaacacaattatatataaaatatattttatatgtttttaaattataaaatctattgtgaaatataaatactccctccgtcccaagataagtgacttgtattcctttttgaggtgtcccactataagtgacctatttccatttttagcaaaaagtcatctctcttactttattctccacctactttattctctcttctcttctctacttttccctctctctcatactttactctctcaactttaacttatttagtgtaataaattaagtgagttggttggAGGTGGGTCCCttgttgactttttggttttttatttttgttttggtttttttttgtgttgataatggcatttgggtgtaattttagtgaataatggggtaaaattttatgtccaaatatgaaaaatctaAATgtgacggacttttatggcaaaatgtgactataaaactggaacggagggagtacttaatttatttttaaaataataaaatataaataatattctaaatactcttattttattttaattgatgttgaaagtcagatataccgcaaaagtaaggtatatCGAACTTcagtacggtataccgaaaatgaggtacagtatcggtatggaaattcgtcataccgaaaataaggtataccgaaaactttggtaaggtaatggtatgacttttttgcataccgtatttacggtaaggtatacggtatggtagttttggtaaggtataccttacctaCCCAACCCTATTTGGGATATTAGTATttgagataataataataataattactattatatttgacggccaaattaattaattgaaaaatgtaTGCAGTTAAAAGATTTGGCTGGAGTTGGTTATTTTAAATGCGAGTTTAATGCGTCAAATTAATGGATTTTTTGTGtgtgatattaatattataatccCGGAATGTAAAAAGACGTCTAATTGTGTGGTTCTCTTTCCATCAACAAGCAGCACGCGCATTGCACAATTGACCTAAATAatgttgatttcattttttttatttgtaatactattatgattttatgtaataaaattatttactcTCTCGGATACATCGTAGTGGAGGAGTTTCTTTCCGGCACGTaattaaaggaaaaaagtattttgtaatctctctgttccatagtaatggagacatttcttttcggtacggagattaaaattgtgttacgtgagttaagtaaagggagaataaagtgaaaaatgaaaaaggcagagaaatgaagagagaaaaaaagtaagagagagtaaattaggtgttaaaaaatgtgttgacttttactaaaaaggaaaatgactctactactatggaatgtaccaaaatgacaaaataactctattactatggaacagaggaagtatatattaaatgagttaaataaatgaagataaaGTAGGAACCGAAAAATGTAAAGTGacaaagaaagaataaagtaaaaaataaataagaagaaatgtattgaattttattaaaaaatgaaatgactcaattactatggaacatactaaaataataaaatgacttCAGTACTATGGTTCAGTACTATGGAATGTAACCGATccttattttgaattattatagaaatatctgtttttcctttttaactggctaatcatttttatatataaatgattctctctttttttcctctcataatttcttcaatttttttagcGAATTCTTACACTAAGTCAAAAGGAACTCCCAAGTAAATTTAGAGATTAAATCATTAAGGTCAATATGCAAATACACgaatgagtgaaatgagttaaagcgtacaatttcattttattttttttataaatcattttcaaacactcttaactcatttcactaaATTACAAACCTTTTTCACGTAtctgatatatttttaaaacctcATATCAAGTCAAAAGTGTTATATTTAGTCTCAAACAAAAGaagttaaatttttaacatgtacgataagaaaataaatacgTACTATCtagtaggagtactagtataagtgcttttatttacatttatcttagggagtgataaaatgcaaacttatatattgtacaaactcaaaactcctcaacacagtttcaatacagtttcaatacaatatcaacacagtgtaaaattttaagattttaatgtcaacacaatatcagcataacatcaacacaacatcaatcattgactaccgtagaaattctattgacattttcttgttgatgtttttttgtgatctattgacatttttcattggtccaaatcatagttttaagtttgtacaatatttaaagttttcatttgatctcATCACTATCTTACggagtttattttttaattaacataaCTAACCATCTAAATGGTAAAGATCCGAAAATAGAAGTATAAATGAgcaatattcatttattagtattaatatcaacactatttttaataatttatctcaaTTACTAGATGATATCGGCTcaactataaatttattatttagcCTAGCCCATAACCCAAAGTATGCCGAATCATAAATAACCATGCTAAGTGGCGTTGCGGTGGATAATCTCGTGgcatgattttataattttatattatagtttGAGTCGCATTATATTGACTTTGAGAGATATTTGTAATTGGTAATCGAGCAATGTTACATTATGAAAAGCTTGAGCCTTAGTTGCTATCAATATTTTGTCTTATTGCATCGCAATTCCAACATTATCACCacggtgtttttttattagtcagaaaaattataaattaaagatcaaataaattatggtTAAATCTACAATTTTTaacaacaaaattgaaattgaaatttatttttaatcatccACTAATGAAttgttttatagtatttgTATCTAATAGTCGCAAAAATCGTAGATGGACATTTATACCGATGAGTTAAACAATGTACAGTAGTTTATTTATAAGGAAACTAGTGTCGGATGGTTAATAAACATTAACAATATATTACATTTAGATGGCTAAATTTTTGTTATGGAGTAATTgagaataaatcaataatcatgatttttttttttgttaaaattttaaattatgggATGGACCataatttgactaaatttatgtttttattcgGCAATTagccttttttttataattaagatGGAAGTTCCTTTTAATCATGGTGATAGACTCATAGTGACTTGAATCTCAAATTATAGGTTGAACGAAATCATCTTACTAGTTAAATTATGTTTCATGATTCACCACAAGTAAATGGATATAAGCTCACATACGACACCAGTGgaattctcattttctttttttttttcttttttttttctagcaGAAAAtcaatagtaatatatttctctatatgaaaattttctatGAGCGTGTTTTCAACATGGTGTGCTCCTAATTAAGTAAGATAATCAGAGTATTAATTAGAATTATTAAGatgtaattataattatttagtactattactatttGTATGGTCTCATGTGTATAACGAGGTAGAATTCACATGAGACCATCCCTTTTATCGTAAAAGAAAAATCGaacatatattgaaaaaatcgAGCGAAAGATTTTTATctgtttttaatataatatttatatttgagaaagTGGTACTAGACCAACGTAACTTTCGCCGTTCTCTCCCCCGACCGAGATATCCTCTGTTTCGCCCAAGAAAGATAAATTGAATCATCGAAAAATTGGAGTGTGAACTGCAATTAAATGGCAATTGTGAATTTGTTGCTGCATATTTAGGTAGGGATGATGGTGCTAAATCTTGGATTCAGTTTGAACCTAATAGTGTTGCCCCCTTCTTTGtgataaaaacataattaataaaagttcAGGATAAAACAAACTTTTTATGTACCAAAACCCCCTAAACCTCAAACCATTAATTGTAACAATCCACAAAGAGCACACAGTATGCCAAAGATTTGGATCTAGCCTAAAAAGAATTCAATTTCTTGTGCTCTACAAGGGCTTTGAATCTTTGGCTTTGCCCATTTTTTGAAAGCAGATACTATAAGTCAAcagattttataaaaatatccaGATTATGTGAAAACTGAAATgttaatgtataaaaatgaaataaggtTGTATTGTACAAATCAAAGTAAAC harbors:
- the LOC125219491 gene encoding uncharacterized protein LOC125219491 isoform X2, with product MECVSFLRHFALHYELGCGKFLFGMFIEFHRILGLWLFVMFGFCLRFVLSRDFCSGLVRFLCGLSGELGVLRVGVCSKTVGGGKSGLSNLIGEIEVDEIDNLKYCSDVGGKIAVMNEVNGEIVSDSESDDGFVAKKNNGDGEDVEDVEVDAKNNVEDDDDDEGVGSDITTLRELLKIEQQKVNDLQAELVKERAASATAAEEAMAMILRLQSEKSLLEREWSQYRRLSEEKQIHDQHVIRSLQSLVWQHEFKGKLFEDNDNEEEEEEDEARSCLNGNILDALENVLYSSRDSD
- the LOC125219491 gene encoding uncharacterized protein LOC125219491 isoform X1; its protein translation is MQILVHLLIVSSVLGFHKSFHKLILGGVVAMECVSFLRHFALHYELGCGKFLFGMFIEFHRILGLWLFVMFGFCLRFVLSRDFCSGLVRFLCGLSGELGVLRVGVCSKTVGGGKSGLSNLIGEIEVDEIDNLKYCSDVGGKIAVMNEVNGEIVSDSESDDGFVAKKNNGDGEDVEDVEVDAKNNVEDDDDDEGVGSDITTLRELLKIEQQKVNDLQAELVKERAASATAAEEAMAMILRLQSEKSLLEREWSQYRRLSEEKQIHDQHVIRSLQSLVWQHEFKGKLFEDNDNEEEEEEDEARSCLNGNILDALENVLYSSRDSD